In Nitratireductor mangrovi, the genomic window CTCCCGGCATGCTTTACTATAAGCACAATGCGGCTTGCCGGTCCTCACCAGCCCATCAACTTGGCGCGATCAATGCCGCAGGCCGCGCCTTGCTCAGTTTCCGAAGGGCGGGCTCACCGGGCAGGCCTGCCAGCGGCCGGCTTCCGAGATGTGACAGGTGAGCCGCAGCTTGCGCAGGTTACGCTCTGACGGATTATCCTTGGTGCACAGGCACTTGGTCTGCGGCAGGCGCACCACGTCGCAGCCCGGCGTGATGCACAGATAGCCGGTAACGTCGTCGCGCGTGTTGCTGTTCCTGTCGGGCCAGGCGCTGGCGCTGGCTGCACCTGCGGCGGCAAGTCCCAGGATGGCGGCGAGCGCCACGGCAGCGAACGGCCTGGAAAGGGAGCGTATCATCGGCGGTTCCTCGATTTCCCCTAGACTTAGCTTATTTGGCGCTGAATCCAAGCCGTGCAAGGGAAGCGCCTCGAATTCCGCCGCTGCCGTCGGTGGCCCGGCCGCGACGCTTGACCTTGCCCGCCCCCCTCAATAGGAGGTTGCCGTTCCCGCACCCCAGCGACCGAGGCACCGCGTGACCGTCGAACTGCCGCCGCATATGCGCCCGACGAACTCCTTTCAGGGGCTCATTCTTGCCCTGCACGCCTACTGGGCGGACAAGGGCTGCGTCGTGCTGCAGCCCTACGACATGGAGGTCGGCGCCGGCACCTTCCATCCCGCCACGACCTTGCGCTCGCTGGGGCCGAAACCGTGGAACGCGGCCTATGTGCAGCCGTCGCGCCGGCCCAAGGACGGCCGCTACGGCGAAAACCCTAACCGCCTCCAGCATTATTACCAGTACCAGGTAATCCTGAAGCCGAACCCGCCCGACCTGCAGGAGCTTTATCTCGGCTCGCTTGAGGCGATCGGCATCGATCCGCTGCTCCACGACATCCGCTTCGTCGAAGACGATTGGGAAAGTCCGACGCTCGGCGCCTGGGGGCTCGGCTGGGAATGCTGGTGCGACGGCATGGAGGTCTCGCAGTTCACCTATTTCCAGCAGGTCTGCGGCATAGAATGCGCCCCGGTTTCGGGCGAACTCACCTACGGGCTGGAACGGCTGGCCATGTATGTCCAGGGCGTCGACAACGTCTACGAGCTCAACTTCAACGGCCGCGAGGGGGTCGAAAAGGTCAGTTATGGCGACGTCTTCCTGCAGGCGGAACAGGAATATTCGCGTTTCAACTTCGAATATGCCGACACGTCGATGCTGTTTCGCCACTTCGAGGATGCCGAGAAGGAATGCACGGCGCTGCTTGGCGCTGGCGCGCCCGCCAATGACGGCGCGCTCCATCGCCTTGTGCTGCCAGCCTACGACCAGTGCATCAAGGCTTCGCACGTCTTCAACCTTCTCGACGCGCGCGGCGTGATTTCCGTCACCGAGCGCCAGAGCTACATCCTGCGGGTGCGCAATCTCGCAAAGGCCTGCGGCGAAGCATTCCTCAAGACCGAGGCCGGCGGTCTGGTCGCCGCCTGAGTTTCAGCGATCCCTCAATTTCGCCCGTTTCTGCCGTGAGGCTCGCCGCGGGCGAAATTTCACGGGGTCTGGAATGCGAAATCTTCTGTTCGTGGGCGCGGTCGTACTGGCTTTCTTTCCAGCGGGCGCGAGCGCGCAATCTACCACGACGATCAAGAGCAATTATTGCAAGAACCTGTTCGCGCAAATGTCGGGCAAGCCGGCCTTCAAGGCCTTTGCGCTGTCTTCCAACGGGCGGCTTTGCCACGCGGTCTGGGGTAGTTCGAGCCAGGAGCAGGCCAACCGCGAGGCGAAGGCGGGTTGCGAAGGCAACGGACGCAGTTGCCTGCTGATTTCCATTCGCTGACAGGGAAGTTCTTCAGGCGTTGTCGAAGCCGCTCTGGGTGTCGGACTGGGAGGCGGGCATCTCGACGGTGGCGCCGATCGTCTGCATGGCGCGGCGGACACCCGACTTGAGTTCTCCGGTCCCGGCGGCGTAGGCGGCGAAGCAGGCGGTGAGCGCGATGGCCTGGATCATGGTGGAGGCGGTCTTCATCGGTTTGTCCCTTCGCGCTTTCGGCTTCCTTGTCCTTTCGTCGCCTGAGCGCGGCTGAAGGTTCATGCTTGCCGCAAATTTTTCACATTCGGCCTGAACCGGCGGTGGCCGGGGCGTTCAGCGGCCGTTCATGGCGACGGCCTTCGAAGTGCCGGCGGAGGTGACAGGCGCGGAGGGAGTTGCTATGCGGCTCGCCTGAAACCGCACCCGCGAGCCCCTCCATGCCCGACCTGCTTCTTGAACTCCGTTCGAAGGAAATCCCCGCGCTGCCGCGCGACCGCGGCGGCTTTGCCGCCCGGACGCGCAGAGTGAGGAAAGGCATGCGCGCGGAGTACGAAAATGCCTGATCTTCTGCTCGAACTCCGTTCCGAGGAAATCCCCGCGCGCATGCAGCGCAAGGCCGCCGGTGACCTGAGGAAGCTGGTCACTGACGGTCTGGTCGAGGCCGGGCTGACCTACGAGGCGGCGCGCGAATACTGGACGCCGCGCCGTCTGGCGCTCGACATTCGCGGTGTTACCGCGCGCTCCAAGGATGTGCGCGAGGAGATCAAGGGGCCGCCGGTGAAGGCGCCGGAGCAGGCGGTTCAGGGTTTTCTGCGCAAGGCCGGCTTCTCCTCGACCGAGCAGCTGAGCGTCGCGACCGACCCGAAGAAGGGCGACTTCTACGTCGCCGTGATCGAGAGACCGGGGCGCGGGGCCGAGGAGATCGTTGCCGAACTGATGCCCGGCGTGATCCGCAACTTCCCGTGGCCGAAATCGATGCGCTGGGGCAAGGCGTCTGCGGAGCCCGGATCGCTGCGCTGGGTGCGGCCGCTGCAGTCGATCCTGTGCACCTTCGGGCCCGAGACCGAGGAACCGGTGGTGGTCGATTTCGAGGTCGACGGCATCCGTGCCTCCAACCTCACCCGCGGCCATCGCTTCCACGCGCCGGAGCCATTTGCCGTGCGCCGCTTCGACGATTACGTCGCCGGGCTGGAGGCGGCGAAGGTGGTGCTCGATCCCGAGCGCCGCAAGGCCATCATCCGCGACGATGCCAAAAACCTCGCCTTCGCGAGCGGGCTGGAACTGGTCGAGGACGATGCGCTTTTGGAGGAGGTTGCGGGACTGGTCGAGTGGCCGGTGGTGCTGCTCGGCGCATTCGAGGAGAGCTTCCTCGACATTCCGGCCGAAATCATCCGGCTGACCATCCGCGCCAACCAGAAATGTTTCGTCACGCGGCCGCTCTCTCCCTCGGAAGGGGAGATCGACCAGCCGCGCCTCTCCAACCGCTTCGTGCTGGTCTCCAATATCGAGGCGAAGGATGGCGGCGTCGAGATCGCGCACGGCAACGGCAAGGTGGTGCGGGCCCGGCTGTCCGACGCCGTGCATTTCTGGAAGACCGACCAGGCCGATCTGCCCGACCTCGGCGAGGTTGCGACCTCGGCGGAAAAATTCGGGCTCGACCTGAAGAAGCCGCTCGATCAGCGCATGGCGCGCCTCGACCATCTCGGCGTCACCTTCCATGCCAGGCTTGGAACGCAGGGTGAGCGGGTCGAGCGCATCGCCCGGCTGGCCGAGGAACTGGCCCCGGTCGTAGGAGCGGACCCGAAGCTGGCGCAGCGCGCCGCCGTTCTGGCCAAGGCCGATCTGCAGACCGAGGTGGTGGGCGAGTTTCCAGAATTGCAGGGGGCGATGGGGCGCAAATATGCTGGCCTCCAGGGCGAACACGCTTCGGTCGCCGCTGCGCTGGAGGAACATTACCGCCCGCTGGGGCCGTCCGACGCGGTGCCGACCGACCCGGTCTCGGTCGCCGTCGCGCTGGCCGACAAGCTCGACATGCTGGTCGGCTTCTGGGCCATAGATGAGAAGCCTACCGGCTCCAAGGACCCCTACGCGCTGAGGCGAGCGGCGCTGGGGGTGATTCGGATCGTGGTGGAGAACG contains:
- the glyS gene encoding glycine--tRNA ligase subunit beta, producing the protein MPDLLLELRSEEIPARMQRKAAGDLRKLVTDGLVEAGLTYEAAREYWTPRRLALDIRGVTARSKDVREEIKGPPVKAPEQAVQGFLRKAGFSSTEQLSVATDPKKGDFYVAVIERPGRGAEEIVAELMPGVIRNFPWPKSMRWGKASAEPGSLRWVRPLQSILCTFGPETEEPVVVDFEVDGIRASNLTRGHRFHAPEPFAVRRFDDYVAGLEAAKVVLDPERRKAIIRDDAKNLAFASGLELVEDDALLEEVAGLVEWPVVLLGAFEESFLDIPAEIIRLTIRANQKCFVTRPLSPSEGEIDQPRLSNRFVLVSNIEAKDGGVEIAHGNGKVVRARLSDAVHFWKTDQADLPDLGEVATSAEKFGLDLKKPLDQRMARLDHLGVTFHARLGTQGERVERIARLAEELAPVVGADPKLAQRAAVLAKADLQTEVVGEFPELQGAMGRKYAGLQGEHASVAAALEEHYRPLGPSDAVPTDPVSVAVALADKLDMLVGFWAIDEKPTGSKDPYALRRAALGVIRIVVENGVGLPLVHLLEGRFSEFEVWYARHRENELGKRTEAIRHLTRQIGLADHVLESSDIDLAPPATVIAELAGRDTLDLLSFFHDRLKVYLRDQGARYDLIDAVLGSRPISPLEGEMSAQPTEWGAVQPTSPQVDEGRSTLPPSALPGISPTRGEIGQASNDDLLLIVRRVEALGALLDSEDGKNLLAGTKRAANILAAEEKKGTAMADTVDPALFDEDEEKALFAAVTMAETDATNAIAGIDYEAAMRALAGLRGPVDAFFDKVLVNAEDEQVRANRLALLARIRAATGQVADFSKIAG
- a CDS encoding glycine--tRNA ligase subunit alpha → MTVELPPHMRPTNSFQGLILALHAYWADKGCVVLQPYDMEVGAGTFHPATTLRSLGPKPWNAAYVQPSRRPKDGRYGENPNRLQHYYQYQVILKPNPPDLQELYLGSLEAIGIDPLLHDIRFVEDDWESPTLGAWGLGWECWCDGMEVSQFTYFQQVCGIECAPVSGELTYGLERLAMYVQGVDNVYELNFNGREGVEKVSYGDVFLQAEQEYSRFNFEYADTSMLFRHFEDAEKECTALLGAGAPANDGALHRLVLPAYDQCIKASHVFNLLDARGVISVTERQSYILRVRNLAKACGEAFLKTEAGGLVAA